TGCGTTCCATGATTTTTTCGCTAACATCAGCCATGCCGGAAACGGCATATTTGAAAACGGTTTTACCATCTTGGAAAACATAATGTTGTCTGTTTTGAACCGTTTCCAATGATGGAGGCAGTATAGATCCGCCGGCATCAATTTTAAGATATTCTCTTCCGATACCATCGCTTCTTAAGAACTCATCTTGTAACCCTAAGCCTTCTGTATTAGGTTCAAACAATACAGCACCAGCTCCATCACCAAAGATGATACAAGTAGCTCTGTCAGTATAGTCAATAATAGAAGACATTTTATCGGCACCAATCAAAAGTACTTTTTTATAACGACCTGATTGGATGTAAGCTGCGGCATTTGACATACCATATAAAAAGCTGGAACAAGCGGCTTGTAAGTCGTAAGCAAAAGCATTAACAGCGCCAATTTGTGAGGCAACATATACACCGGTCGAAGCCACAGGCATGTCGGGAGTAGTAGTAGCCATAATCACTAAATCGATATCAGCCGGATTGATATTGGCTTTCGCAATTAAATCCTGAGCGGCTTTGATGGCCATAAACGAAGTGCCTTTTCCTTTTTCTTTTAAAAGTCTTCTTTCTTTGATTCCGGTGCGAGTGGTAATCCATTCGTCATTGGTATCAACCATGGTTTCCAGTACTTGATTTGAGAGTACAAATTCCGGAACATAGGCTCCAACTGCGGTTATTGCGGCTGTTATTGTAGTCATAAATAGGGTATTTTTCTTGACGATTTTTTGAAATCGAAAAGTTGTGGAAATTACAAAAAAAAATTATACCGAGGGTATTAGAAATGGATATTTCTTAAAATTAAGTAAAACAAAAAACTCCCATAAAGTGGGAGTTTGTTTTGTCAAAAAAACTTAATTAGGCAACAGCTACTGATTTATCAATAACTACTTGTCCTCTGTAATACATTTTACCTTCGTGCCAGTAAGCTCTGTGGTATAAATGCGCTTCACCTGTTACAGGACAAGTTGCAATTTGAGCAACAGTTGCTTTATAATGAGTTCTTCTTTTATCTCTTCTTGTTTTGGAGATTTTTCTCTTAGGATGTGCCATTGTACTATATTATTTATCCGTTAATAGTTGTTTTAATTTGTCCCAACGCGGGTCAATATCATCTTCTTTTTTTGCTTCTTCTTTTATTTCTTTGACTTGTAATTCGTTTAGTTTTTGCAATGCTTCGGTTTGTAACGTTCCGTCTTTCACACCCGGATGAATCCTTTTGTGCGGAACCGACAATACAATCATTTCATAAATGTATTGTGCCAAATCAATTTGATGTTCGCCGTGTGGCAATATCAATAATTCGTCGTTGTCATTGTTGAATTCGTCTCCAAACTGAACCACCAATT
Above is a genomic segment from Flavobacterium phycosphaerae containing:
- a CDS encoding beta-ketoacyl-ACP synthase III; the encoded protein is MTTITAAITAVGAYVPEFVLSNQVLETMVDTNDEWITTRTGIKERRLLKEKGKGTSFMAIKAAQDLIAKANINPADIDLVIMATTTPDMPVASTGVYVASQIGAVNAFAYDLQAACSSFLYGMSNAAAYIQSGRYKKVLLIGADKMSSIIDYTDRATCIIFGDGAGAVLFEPNTEGLGLQDEFLRSDGIGREYLKIDAGGSILPPSLETVQNRQHYVFQDGKTVFKYAVSGMADVSEKIMERNNLTKDDVNWLIAHQANKRIIDATANRMGLDEEKVLVNIHRYGNTTSATLPLLLSDFEDKLKKGDNLIFAAFGGGFTWGSIYLKWAYNKQ
- the rpmF gene encoding 50S ribosomal protein L32, whose product is MAHPKRKISKTRRDKRRTHYKATVAQIATCPVTGEAHLYHRAYWHEGKMYYRGQVVIDKSVAVA
- a CDS encoding YceD family protein, translating into MKSTNEYLIPFIGLKLGKHQFEFTINKKFFDEFSFDEFESCDITVEVVLEKKSTMLEINFKHKGTVNVPCDLTGEPFDLPIKGKIKLVVQFGDEFNNDNDELLILPHGEHQIDLAQYIYEMIVLSVPHKRIHPGVKDGTLQTEALQKLNELQVKEIKEEAKKEDDIDPRWDKLKQLLTDK